The following are from one region of the Nostoc cf. commune SO-36 genome:
- a CDS encoding PspA/IM30 family protein, which produces MELIKRILRVIRANLNSLIGGAEDPEKILEQVVLEMQENLVQLRQGVAQAIATQKRTERQAAAAQSQTEEWYRRAQLALQQSNEPLAREALTKRQAYKQTTTALFSQIEQQNDIVARLKTDMRSLELKISEAKTKKDMYIARARSAEASSRLQEMLGGVSATSSLSAFERMEEKVSQIEAKSEAIAQLSSDDLETQFTSLESTNNVDTELAAMKVQVLNQAENTQHNSLLTEGNQKTMQPPKQQLPKTKDS; this is translated from the coding sequence ATGGAATTAATCAAGCGTATCCTGCGGGTGATTCGCGCTAATCTCAATAGTTTGATCGGTGGTGCAGAAGATCCAGAAAAGATTTTGGAGCAAGTTGTCTTAGAGATGCAGGAAAATTTGGTGCAGTTGCGGCAGGGTGTAGCACAAGCGATCGCTACCCAAAAACGTACTGAACGACAGGCTGCGGCTGCCCAGTCTCAAACAGAAGAATGGTATCGCCGCGCCCAATTGGCCTTGCAACAAAGCAACGAACCTCTAGCACGCGAAGCTTTGACTAAGCGCCAAGCCTATAAACAAACCACTACAGCCCTATTTTCCCAAATAGAGCAGCAAAACGATATAGTCGCTAGGCTAAAAACGGATATGCGATCGCTAGAGTTAAAAATCTCCGAGGCGAAAACAAAAAAAGATATGTATATTGCTCGCGCCCGTTCTGCTGAAGCCTCTTCTCGCCTCCAAGAAATGCTCGGCGGAGTTTCTGCCACCAGTAGTCTGAGTGCTTTTGAGCGCATGGAAGAAAAAGTTTCGCAAATAGAAGCGAAATCAGAAGCTATTGCCCAACTGAGTAGCGATGACTTGGAAACACAATTTACTTCCTTGGAATCTACTAATAATGTAGATACCGAATTGGCAGCGATGAAGGTGCAGGTTTTAAACCAAGCAGAAAACACACAGCACAACAGCCTTCTAACTGAGGGAAACCAGAAGACAATGCAGCCTCCTAAACAGCAGTTACCCAAAACTAAGGACTCTTGA